CCAGCGAAGGCCATGACTGACCAGAACAGTCTAAATTCCGGGTCGGGCGCGTTGTCGAGAATCCTTTCAATCTGTTCGGGAGTCCAGAACGCCTTGGCGCGTTTCGGAACCTTGGGGAACGCCACGTCGCGGAACGGGTTGTAGTCGCCCAGGTCGTAAATCTTAGCCGCCCACTGGCAGAACTGGCTTGTGCAGCGAACCATTTCGTGCTGGGACTTGGGAGCGTACCTTTCGGACAGCCACACCGCCCAGTTCGTCGCCTGCTCCGCGTCGAAGCGCATGAGCGTCTTGATGCCGTTTGCGTCAAGCCATTCCCTGAATGTCTTGAGTCGGTACTTGTAAGCGAGGTGGGTCTTGGAGTCGTCGCCCTTGGACGCCGCGACGGAATCCAGGAACTTCGGGAGCGCCTCGTCGAAGCCCCTGTCCTTCGGCATGAGCTTGCGGCGGATTTCCTCGGGCATGAACCTGGCCGCGTTCATCATGTTCAGCCATTCCTGTGCGTCGCTCTTGCGCTTGGT
The DNA window shown above is from Fibrobacter sp. and carries:
- a CDS encoding tyrosine-type recombinase/integrase, whose amino-acid sequence is MKSYSISQRYKYRGNLTWYGRIAEDGEFSYISLKTKRKSDAQEWLNMMNAARFMPEEIRRKLMPKDRGFDEALPKFLDSVAASKGDDSKTHLAYKYRLKTFREWLDANGIKTLMRFDAEQATNWAVWLSERYAPKSQHEMVRCTSQFCQWAAKIYDLGDYNPFRDVAFPKVPKRAKAFWTPEQIERILDNAPDPEFRLFWSVMAFAGLRHAEACRFGPSCIQEDGKMRVVGKGDKEAFLPISDRLKAEIKRYGKLKDGMFATARFDHADRCNETLRIAVEAAGYKSDDATNHKWRHSFASNLIRSGVGPKIVQQLMRHEDVRQTLDTYSHLLQDDLEKALNKK